A part of Rhodamnia argentea isolate NSW1041297 chromosome 8, ASM2092103v1, whole genome shotgun sequence genomic DNA contains:
- the LOC115728005 gene encoding uncharacterized protein LOC115728005, whose translation MDCTVCTPITENFLSKKIGELGGGFSHESEHDLAVMVSEFLENGASGGAESWCSSDSDSGLCDLAQLADNITFSKCNLDQYESDLQSVVHSLVLSINEIDLQFVKSGPCNASCIRFSLVQLLRHSGYDAAVCSSRWQGGGKVPGGDHEYIDVVNHTGSGNSDRLIIDIDFQSHFEIARAVESYDRILKLLPVIYVGSLGRLSQFLQVMAEAGRFSLKQNSMPLPPWRSLAYLQAKWHSPYQRQFDAEKQSGIGRSLSEHKQCSGHLKRLQLALVSQMEADRLLKPKSGNNKNRRLKVDRRWHSLFRTR comes from the exons ATGGATTGCACGGTGTGCACGCCCATCACGGAGAATTTTCTGTCGAAGAAAATTGGGGAACTCGGAGGAGGTTTTAGCCATGAGAGCGAGCACGACCTGGCGGTGATGGTGAGCGAGTTCCTGGAGAACGGAGCGAGCGGTGGAGCCGAGTCGTGGTGCAGCAGCGACAGTGACTCGGGGCTTTGCGATCTCGCTCAACTCGCTGACAACATCACC TTCTCTAAGTGCAACTTGGATCAGTATGAGAGTGACTTGCAATCAGTGGTCCATTCACTTGTGCTCTCGATCAATGAGATAGACCTTCAGTTTGTCAAGTCAGGACCGTGTAACGCTAGCTGCATTAGATTTTCTCTGGTTCAACTATTGAGACACTCGGGATATGATGCAGCAGTTTGTTCATCAAGATGGCAGGGTGGTGGCAAGGTTCCTGGAG GTGATCATGAATACATTGATGTGGTTAATCATACCGGCTCCGGAAACTCTGATCGATTGATCATAGATATCGACTTCCAGAGCCACTTTGAGATTGCTAGAGCTGTTGAGTCATACGACAGAATATTGAAGTTACTTCCCGTGATTTATGTGGGCTCCTTGGGCAGGCTGAGTCAGTTTCTTCAAGTGATGGCTGAAGCTGGTAGGTTTTCGCTGAAACAAAACTCTATGCCACTCCCTCCGTGGAGATCTTTGGCATACTTACAAGCGAAGTGGCACTCGCCCTACCAGAGACAGTTCGATGCCGAGAAGCAGAGCGGTATCGGCAGGAGCCTGTCGGAGCACAAGCAGTGCAGCGGACATTTAAAGCGGTTGCAGTTGGCTCTAGTGTCTCAGATGGAAGCAGACCGGCTGTTGAAGCCCAAAAGTGGCAACAATAAGAACCGGAGGCTGAAGGTCGATCGGCGGTGGCACTCCCTGTTCAGGACTCGTTGA